A stretch of Borrelia turcica IST7 DNA encodes these proteins:
- a CDS encoding CheR family methyltransferase: MDIKEIHLGDDELNRQEIRESNFVNLDFKVVSFNIGDDNYLIDIMKVKEIRKSSNFTYVPNARRYVVGLDNLRGEIISIIDLRIMFNLKTSERELEDIMVLRNEDLLIGIIVDKVNNVFSIDSSLIQDPHPVLSQDALIKYIKGVIEHENKLYVLLDIDKVFNYDEEDERLLEEEINVDSPFVEEDLGELSSSSNDSLDDLKVIRDNLFKYSFNAYLVNDEFLREVGIKLNITNISDESYNLFLSEFYSKSSGCLWDDRYLKEFQDEVIERHVNNIGGVGSILNVFEVGCGDGKETISFVNALYESYKKMFKVIAIDNDLTRVIGTSSLVFSESEINLSEIYRKNSFEQSPGIYKFKAEIMNNILFEYSDAILSEFPDNLGIIFLRDVLCFLKNDEQVLILDTIAKKTVSGALLILGDNEKLKDNDIFVKDRSVEHFNLYKKI, encoded by the coding sequence ATAGACATAAAAGAGATTCATTTGGGAGATGATGAGTTAAATAGACAGGAGATTAGAGAGTCTAATTTTGTTAACTTGGATTTTAAAGTAGTATCTTTTAATATTGGTGATGACAATTATTTAATAGATATAATGAAAGTTAAAGAAATTAGAAAATCTAGTAATTTTACATATGTTCCAAATGCTAGGAGATATGTGGTTGGTCTTGATAATTTGAGAGGGGAAATAATATCTATTATTGATCTTAGAATAATGTTTAATTTAAAGACCAGTGAAAGGGAACTTGAAGATATTATGGTACTTAGAAATGAAGATTTATTGATTGGTATTATTGTTGACAAGGTCAATAATGTTTTTTCAATTGATTCTTCTCTAATACAAGATCCTCATCCTGTTTTATCTCAAGATGCACTTATAAAGTACATAAAGGGAGTAATTGAACATGAGAATAAATTGTATGTACTTCTTGATATAGACAAGGTTTTTAATTATGATGAGGAAGATGAGCGTTTACTAGAAGAGGAAATAAATGTTGATTCACCATTTGTAGAGGAAGATCTTGGTGAACTTAGTTCATCTTCTAATGATTCTTTAGATGATTTGAAGGTAATTAGAGATAATCTTTTTAAGTATTCTTTCAATGCATATTTGGTAAATGATGAGTTTTTAAGAGAAGTTGGGATAAAATTAAATATAACTAATATTAGTGATGAGTCTTATAATCTTTTTTTAAGTGAATTTTATTCAAAATCGTCAGGATGCTTATGGGATGATAGATATTTAAAAGAATTTCAGGACGAGGTTATTGAAAGGCATGTGAATAATATTGGTGGCGTTGGTTCTATTTTAAATGTTTTTGAGGTTGGATGTGGAGATGGAAAGGAGACAATATCTTTTGTGAATGCTTTATATGAATCTTATAAGAAAATGTTTAAGGTGATAGCTATTGATAATGATTTAACTAGAGTAATTGGTACTTCTAGTTTAGTTTTCTCAGAATCTGAAATTAATTTGAGCGAGATTTATAGAAAGAATTCCTTTGAACAGAGTCCGGGAATTTATAAATTTAAGGCAGAGATTATGAATAATATTTTGTTCGAATATTCAGATGCCATTTTGTCGGAGTTCCCTGATAATTTGGGAATTATTTTCTTAAGAGATGTTTTATGTTTTTTGAAGAATGATGAGCAAGTATTAATTTTAGATACGATTGCAAAAAAGACTGTTAGTGGGGCTCTTTTGATTTTGGGAGATAATGAGAAGCTTAAAGATAATGATATTTTTGTAAAAGATAGATCTGTAGAGCATTTTAACTTGTATAAAAAGATTTAA